In Nicotiana tabacum cultivar K326 chromosome 17, ASM71507v2, whole genome shotgun sequence, one DNA window encodes the following:
- the LOC107766526 gene encoding E3 ubiquitin-protein ligase RDUF1-like: protein MSSSYWCYRCTRFVRISAGSDVVCPYCDSGFIEAAEASNIGSSPETRRRLNGRPESERSVNMGSRRSRRNRGGDRSPFNPVIVLRSPSETPAGDDEAAGEERSYELYYDDGEGSGLRPLPPTMSEFLMGSGFDRLLDQLAQIEVNGFGRPENPPASKSAIESMPILEIASHHVNTEEHCAVCKEAFVLGSEAREMPCKHIYHTDCILPWLSLRNSCPVCRHELPAESPGTTTSGDFARSRNDDEAMGLTIWRLPGGGFAVGRFSGGRRGAERELPVVYTEMDGGFNNGVPRRIAWRSRRSNTSRNGGGISRIFGNVASFFRRLSPSSQRRRALEIHSSSSDSSGSGSGAAVFRSRSVSSTSVFSRYLRRSSRTWVPEEGNGVTRW from the coding sequence ATGTCTTCATCGTATTGGTGTTACCGGTGTACGCGATTTGTTAGGATTTCAGCTGGGAGCGACGTCGTTTGTCCGTACTGTGATAGTGGATTTATTGAAGCTGCTGAGGCTAGTAACATCGGATCGTCGCCGGAAACTCGCCGGAGATTAAACGGGCGGCCAGAATCGGAACGTAGTGTTAACATGGGATCTCGCCGGAGCCGGCGTAATCGCGGTGGAGACAGATCTCCGTTCAATCCTGTTATTGTTCTTCGTAGTCCGTCGGAAACTCCTGCTGGAGATGATGAAGCTGCAGGAGAGGAGCGGAGTTACGAGCTTTACTATGACGACGGCGAAGGTTCTGGTCTCCGTCCGTTACCACCGACGATGTCAGAGTTTTTAATGGGATCTGGATTTGACCGGTTGCTGGATCAGCTAGCGCAAATCGAGGTGAACGGATTTGGCCGGCCGGAGAATCCTCCGGCGTCGAAATCGGCGATTGAATCGATGCCGATCTTAGAAATAGCATCTCATCACGTGAATACAGAAGAGCATTGCGCCGTTTGTAAAGAAGCTTTTGTTTTAGGCTCCGAAGCACGTGAAATGCCGTGTAAACACATCTACCATACCGACTGTATTCTCCCGTGGCTGTCGCTACGCAATTCATGTCCCGTTTGCCGGCACGAACTTCCGGCGGAATCGCCGGGAACAACAACTTCCGGCGACTTCGCTCGATCGAGAAATGATGATGAAGCGATGGGATTGACGATATGGAGACTCCCCGGAGGTGGATTCGCTGTGGGGAGATTTTCCGGCGGAAGACGGGGAGCGGAGAGGGAGCTTCCGGTAGTGTATACAGAAATGGACGGCGGGTTTAACAATGGGGTGCCGAGAAGAATAGCTTGGAGATCAAGGAGAAGTAATACTAGTCGAAATGGCGGTGGAATAAGCCGAATTTTCGGCAATGTTGCATCGTTTTTTAGAAGATTATCGCCTTCTTCTCAACGGCGGAGAGCGCTCGAAATACATTCGAGTAGTTCGGATTCATCCGGGTCCGGATCAGGAGCTGCTGTATTTCGGAGTCGGAGCGTTTCAAGTACTTCAGTATTCAGTAGATACTTGAGAAGAAGCAGTAGAACTTGGGTACCGGAAGAGGGTAATGGAGTAACTAGATGGTaa